One region of Halodesulfovibrio sp. MK-HDV genomic DNA includes:
- a CDS encoding mannose-1-phosphate guanylyltransferase/mannose-6-phosphate isomerase, with the protein MLVPIIMAGGSGTRLWPLSRSLYPKQFLPLTSDSSMLQETVHRLSGLKTSFPVVICNEEHRFIVAEQLRNDSTLGKIILEPEGRNTAPAIAIAAHLVSQGEDPTLLVLAADHVIADSESFITAVKNALPLAESGKLVTFGIVPTSAHTGYGYIKRGEEIGTGFSVEQFVEKPNVTVAEEYLASNEYYWNSGMFLFKASRYLDELRKHRADIADACEAATENVVRDLDFIRLDEEAFRACPEESIDYAVMEQTEDAVVIPLDAGWNDIGSWSAMWDVADKDNDGNASAGDVLHHNSKNCFVHSDGRFVATVGLEDVVVVDTKDALLVAAKDSVQDVKAVVSELKKAGRSEFKTHREVFRPWGKYDSVDFGSRYQVKRITVNPKAKLSVQMHHHRAEHWVVVSGTAKVTNGDETFLVSENESTYIPVGVIHALENPGKVPLELIEVQSGGYLGEDDIVRFEDNYGRCNEAS; encoded by the coding sequence ATGCTTGTTCCAATTATCATGGCCGGAGGATCCGGTACTCGATTATGGCCATTATCCCGTTCATTATATCCTAAACAATTTCTTCCGCTAACGAGTGATTCTTCCATGTTGCAGGAAACGGTACACCGTCTCTCTGGATTGAAGACATCATTTCCGGTGGTTATTTGTAACGAAGAACATCGTTTTATCGTCGCAGAACAACTTCGTAATGATTCTACACTTGGCAAAATCATCTTAGAGCCGGAAGGGCGCAATACAGCACCAGCGATTGCGATAGCTGCCCACCTTGTTTCTCAAGGTGAAGATCCTACGTTACTTGTGCTTGCTGCTGATCACGTAATTGCAGATTCAGAATCATTTATCACCGCTGTTAAGAATGCGCTTCCTCTTGCAGAATCAGGAAAGCTTGTAACATTTGGTATTGTGCCTACATCTGCTCACACAGGGTACGGATACATAAAACGTGGTGAAGAGATAGGAACTGGATTTTCTGTCGAACAATTTGTGGAAAAACCTAATGTTACTGTCGCAGAAGAGTATCTTGCTTCGAATGAATACTACTGGAACAGCGGTATGTTTCTATTTAAGGCAAGTCGATATCTGGATGAATTGAGAAAGCATAGAGCGGATATAGCAGACGCCTGTGAAGCTGCGACTGAAAATGTTGTTAGAGATCTTGATTTTATCCGACTAGATGAAGAGGCATTTCGTGCTTGTCCTGAAGAGTCTATTGATTATGCCGTAATGGAGCAAACTGAGGATGCAGTGGTTATTCCTTTAGATGCTGGATGGAACGACATCGGCTCGTGGTCTGCAATGTGGGATGTTGCGGACAAGGATAACGATGGAAATGCTTCTGCAGGAGATGTTCTGCATCATAATTCTAAGAATTGTTTTGTTCACAGTGATGGCCGATTCGTAGCGACTGTTGGACTTGAAGACGTAGTTGTTGTTGATACGAAAGATGCATTGCTTGTTGCTGCGAAAGATTCAGTTCAGGATGTTAAGGCAGTTGTTTCAGAGCTAAAAAAAGCAGGCCGCAGTGAATTTAAAACGCATAGAGAAGTATTCCGCCCTTGGGGAAAATATGATTCTGTGGACTTTGGTTCCCGCTACCAAGTGAAGCGCATCACTGTGAATCCAAAAGCCAAGTTAAGTGTCCAAATGCACCATCATAGAGCAGAGCATTGGGTTGTAGTTTCTGGTACAGCTAAAGTTACTAACGGTGATGAGACTTTTCTTGTTTCAGAAAATGAATCAACTTACATACCTGTTGGTGTGATACATGCTCTGGAGAATCCTGGAAAGGTGCCATTAGAACTTATTGAAGTTCAATCAGGTGGCTATCTGGGAGAAGATGATATTGTGCGTTTTGAAGACAACTATGGGCGGTGCAATGAAGCATCTTAG
- a CDS encoding phosphomannomutase CpsG (capsular polysaccharide biosynthesis protein; catalyzes the formation of D-mannose 6-phosphate from alpha-D-mannose 1-phosphate): MKHLSCFKAYDVRGKLGSELTDEIAYRIGRSFGQFVYENETTRAVVGCDPRLSSESLKQAATNGLRDAGVSVLDIGLTGTEEIYFATKHLGVAGGLEITASHNPIDYNGMKFVLADSKPITRSNGLDEVQRVAEEQDFSPVSPELRGEFHTISILSDYVDHLLSYVVLDELKPLKLVVNAGNGAAGHVIDAIEEIFSQRNIPVEFIKVHHEPDGTFPNGIPNPLISERRKDTADAVIAHTADLGIAWDGDFDRCFFFDHTGQFIEGYYIVGMLAEAFLQKESGAKIIHDPRLTWNTVEVVQAAGGIPVQSKTGHAFIKERMREEDAVYGGEMSAHHYFRDFAYCDSGMIPWLLVIGLLSQKGTTLKQEVEDRIRAYPSSGEINLKLENPAEAIECVRLTYNQIARDFDATDGVSMEFDAWRFNLRSSNTEPVVRLNVESKGNELLMQQKTEELLSLLQSV, translated from the coding sequence ATGAAGCATCTTAGTTGTTTTAAAGCGTATGATGTTCGTGGAAAACTTGGCTCTGAACTCACAGATGAAATTGCATATCGCATTGGTCGTTCTTTCGGCCAGTTTGTATATGAAAATGAAACAACTCGAGCTGTTGTCGGTTGTGACCCTCGTCTGTCTTCGGAGTCATTAAAGCAAGCTGCTACAAATGGTTTGCGCGATGCTGGTGTTTCTGTTTTGGACATTGGCCTGACAGGAACAGAAGAAATTTATTTTGCAACAAAGCATCTTGGGGTAGCTGGCGGTCTTGAAATTACGGCTTCGCATAACCCCATTGATTATAACGGAATGAAGTTTGTTTTGGCTGACAGCAAACCCATAACTCGTTCAAATGGTCTGGACGAAGTGCAGCGAGTTGCTGAAGAGCAGGATTTTTCACCTGTTTCTCCAGAACTGCGTGGTGAGTTCCACACGATATCCATCCTCAGTGATTACGTGGATCATTTGCTGAGTTATGTTGTTTTGGATGAACTGAAGCCTCTTAAGCTTGTTGTTAACGCAGGTAATGGAGCCGCTGGGCATGTTATTGATGCTATTGAAGAAATATTTTCTCAGCGCAATATTCCCGTGGAATTCATTAAAGTCCATCATGAACCGGATGGCACATTTCCCAATGGTATTCCTAATCCGCTCATATCTGAACGCCGTAAGGATACTGCCGATGCAGTAATTGCCCACACTGCTGATCTTGGCATTGCGTGGGACGGAGATTTTGACCGTTGTTTCTTCTTTGATCACACTGGTCAGTTTATTGAAGGGTATTACATTGTAGGGATGCTTGCAGAGGCTTTTTTGCAAAAAGAGTCTGGGGCAAAAATTATCCACGATCCCCGTTTAACATGGAATACCGTTGAAGTTGTTCAGGCCGCCGGAGGTATCCCTGTACAGTCTAAGACTGGGCATGCGTTTATTAAAGAACGTATGCGTGAAGAGGATGCTGTGTACGGTGGTGAAATGAGTGCTCATCATTATTTTCGGGACTTTGCTTACTGTGACAGCGGAATGATTCCTTGGTTGCTCGTAATTGGGCTTTTGAGCCAGAAAGGAACTACTCTTAAGCAGGAAGTTGAAGACAGAATTCGAGCATATCCTTCGTCTGGCGAAATCAATTTGAAATTGGAAAATCCTGCAGAGGCAATTGAGTGTGTACGGCTTACGTATAACCAGATTGCGAGAGATTTTGATGCAACTGATGGCGTCAGTATGGAATTTGATGCATGGCGCTTTAATTTGCGTTCTTCTAATACAGAGCCTGTAGTTCGCTTGAATGTCGAATCAAAAGGTAATGAGCTGTTGATGCAGCAAAAAACGGAAGAATTGTTGAGCTTACTTCAATCAGTATAA
- a CDS encoding MarR family winged helix-turn-helix transcriptional regulator: MSEVQHKSRTSSAEAFTQLILEVFQLNGRLLAAGDQLTKGLGLSSALWQVLGAIDDEALPVSQIARNMGLTRQGVLRTANALEKKGFVEYQDNPNHQRAKLVVLTDNGRESLDKVSALQIEWANKIADGIGEDDLNAAIRTIHGLYERL; encoded by the coding sequence ATGAGCGAAGTACAACACAAATCTCGAACTTCTTCTGCAGAGGCATTTACTCAGTTAATTCTGGAAGTTTTTCAACTGAATGGAAGGTTGCTTGCTGCAGGTGATCAATTAACAAAAGGGTTAGGGCTATCAAGTGCGCTTTGGCAGGTGCTTGGTGCCATTGATGATGAGGCGTTACCTGTGTCTCAAATTGCGAGAAATATGGGGTTAACCAGACAGGGTGTGCTGAGAACAGCCAACGCATTGGAGAAAAAAGGATTTGTCGAATATCAGGATAACCCTAATCATCAACGCGCAAAACTTGTTGTTTTGACAGACAACGGGCGTGAGTCGCTTGATAAAGTATCTGCGTTACAAATTGAATGGGCTAACAAAATTGCTGATGGAATAGGTGAGGATGACCTTAACGCTGCGATACGAACAATCCATGGATTGTATGAAAGGTTATAG
- a CDS encoding DUF169 domain-containing protein: MSEHTLETFLSTLGLDEEPMGIFFTDEEPSEGFSPKPNELPTREKEIENKINWPELFGSFSCVIGNIWRARKKQSVAYFSSEQFGCAGGAFWLGFLNPQTETIINYVSTGSPNLGDCERYCDSPDALRKIFEYVDPQPVIKKYCVIKPVSQFAENETPELVTFFARPESLSGLHQLAVFVTNDPEVVASPWGAACGSLVAWPRHYASKGQKRAVLGGWDPSARKFFKTDELSFTVPFSMFSDMVSRYNESFLTTKTWQTVQKKIERSNKVWSSK; encoded by the coding sequence ATGAGTGAACATACGCTGGAAACGTTTCTTTCTACTTTGGGGCTTGATGAAGAACCAATGGGGATTTTTTTTACAGACGAAGAACCGTCTGAAGGTTTTTCCCCGAAACCTAATGAATTACCCACCCGTGAAAAAGAGATAGAAAACAAGATAAATTGGCCAGAGCTCTTCGGATCTTTCTCTTGTGTCATCGGAAATATTTGGCGTGCGAGAAAAAAGCAAAGCGTTGCGTATTTTTCCAGTGAACAGTTTGGATGTGCAGGTGGTGCATTTTGGCTCGGATTTTTGAACCCGCAGACAGAAACTATTATCAACTATGTTTCAACGGGCAGTCCAAATTTGGGTGACTGTGAGCGGTACTGTGATTCGCCTGACGCACTCAGAAAAATTTTTGAATATGTTGATCCACAACCCGTGATAAAAAAGTATTGTGTAATTAAGCCCGTCAGCCAGTTTGCAGAAAACGAGACTCCTGAATTGGTAACTTTTTTTGCACGTCCGGAAAGCTTAAGTGGTTTGCATCAATTGGCAGTATTCGTGACCAATGATCCAGAAGTTGTTGCATCCCCTTGGGGGGCAGCATGCGGAAGCCTTGTTGCTTGGCCACGGCACTATGCATCAAAGGGGCAGAAGAGGGCTGTGCTTGGTGGCTGGGACCCTTCTGCTAGAAAATTTTTTAAAACAGATGAGCTGTCGTTTACCGTTCCTTTTTCGATGTTCAGTGATATGGTGAGTCGTTACAATGAATCTTTCCTAACTACAAAAACCTGGCAAACCGTTCAAAAAAAAATAGAGCGTAGTAATAAGGTGTGGAGTAGTAAGTAA
- a CDS encoding antibiotic biosynthesis monooxygenase has protein sequence MLSFKELNDNISLRDQISSSEEGPVVLINVFTVDPEDEEALVAAWAHDATYMKKQAGYISTQLHKGIAGSPTYVNYAIWENVESFRNAFSNPEFQSRLEGYPKSAVTSPHLFKKLAVAGHCVA, from the coding sequence ATGCTTAGTTTCAAAGAACTGAATGACAATATTAGCCTGCGCGATCAAATTAGTTCAAGTGAGGAAGGCCCAGTTGTTCTGATCAATGTGTTTACGGTGGATCCTGAAGATGAAGAAGCACTCGTTGCAGCATGGGCTCACGATGCTACTTATATGAAAAAACAGGCTGGATACATTTCCACTCAGCTGCATAAAGGCATTGCCGGAAGTCCAACTTATGTAAACTATGCCATTTGGGAAAACGTCGAATCTTTCCGAAATGCCTTCAGTAATCCCGAATTTCAATCCAGACTCGAAGGGTATCCAAAGAGTGCTGTGACATCTCCCCATCTGTTCAAAAAACTTGCCGTCGCAGGGCACTGCGTAGCGTAA
- a CDS encoding outer membrane homotrimeric porin: MKNLLCLFTLLLLSTLVITPVAAVEINARGSLWNVTQLLEHKNFQEDDETNGFTVQQRFRSQIEILATEMLSGVAYFEINHRWGQYPDNNSGRYAGGDISTDGVGVLTKRLFLHIDVPYFPLSINAGLIGLTYPGAVAGSVILDDDVAGIVASYAHSEKFSAALSWLRPFDVDTTDDLSVSSHNKMDMFLLSLYFAPENMNFNTYFAYTALGENVKFGRPNFTYVIGPSLGLDNSFVNVERTENAKVFWAGLALTANLDTDFKLLFDGIYGRLDANKAAARSGWFTAAKLSYTLDNITPALTGWWGSGDGSNAYKNGSGRMPFVTASWLISTYGFDDTHANETGVRIADATGKIGAGIVLDDITYISWMTQQLRVLGMWGTNDASIVKNGHLDTPSSNIAKYLTDKDFALEVDYEATIKLYDQLSISPSIAYIHLDLDEDTWGISNIRDSWRVALITKYTY; this comes from the coding sequence ATGAAAAACTTACTTTGTCTTTTTACTCTATTACTACTGAGCACCTTAGTCATAACGCCAGTTGCTGCCGTAGAAATCAACGCTAGGGGATCATTATGGAATGTTACGCAACTTCTAGAACATAAAAATTTTCAAGAAGATGACGAAACAAACGGCTTCACAGTACAACAACGATTTAGATCCCAGATAGAAATTCTTGCTACCGAAATGCTTTCAGGCGTCGCCTACTTTGAAATCAACCACAGATGGGGACAATATCCAGACAACAACTCCGGTCGATATGCCGGAGGAGATATTAGTACAGACGGCGTGGGAGTATTGACCAAGCGTCTATTTTTACACATTGACGTCCCTTACTTTCCATTATCTATAAATGCTGGACTGATAGGACTAACCTATCCAGGTGCTGTTGCAGGGTCCGTTATTTTGGATGATGATGTTGCCGGCATTGTTGCATCCTACGCTCATTCCGAAAAATTCAGCGCTGCTTTGAGCTGGCTTCGTCCCTTTGATGTAGACACTACTGACGATCTGTCAGTTTCGTCACACAACAAAATGGATATGTTCCTTCTTTCTCTCTACTTTGCCCCGGAAAATATGAATTTCAACACATACTTTGCGTATACAGCCCTTGGCGAAAACGTAAAGTTTGGCCGTCCCAATTTCACGTATGTCATTGGCCCTTCACTTGGTCTCGATAATAGTTTCGTAAATGTTGAACGAACAGAAAATGCGAAGGTTTTTTGGGCAGGGTTGGCTTTAACTGCAAATTTGGACACTGATTTCAAGTTACTTTTTGACGGAATTTACGGGAGACTTGATGCCAATAAGGCTGCCGCGCGTAGTGGTTGGTTCACAGCTGCAAAACTTTCTTATACCTTGGACAATATAACACCGGCCCTCACAGGCTGGTGGGGCTCCGGTGACGGCAGCAACGCCTATAAGAACGGTTCAGGCCGTATGCCTTTTGTCACGGCTTCGTGGCTTATCAGCACATACGGATTTGATGACACCCATGCTAATGAGACCGGCGTACGTATTGCTGATGCAACAGGCAAAATTGGCGCCGGAATTGTATTAGATGATATTACATATATCAGCTGGATGACACAGCAACTACGGGTACTCGGAATGTGGGGAACAAACGATGCAAGCATCGTAAAGAATGGACATTTAGATACCCCCTCATCAAACATTGCAAAATACTTAACCGATAAAGATTTTGCACTTGAAGTAGATTATGAAGCAACCATCAAGCTCTACGACCAGCTAAGCATCAGCCCCTCCATTGCCTACATCCATTTAGACCTTGATGAAGACACTTGGGGAATCTCAAACATAAGAGATTCATGGCGAGTAGCCCTCATCACAAAATACACGTACTAG
- a CDS encoding sensor domain-containing diguanylate cyclase, protein MQNSLSTKAIITPFEVSQDTVQENETGMWYWEPLADSLYFSESYLTCLGYTESELPTSISDWMNIIHDEDTEVIKYLLENYIQSAKCGNRYEHPLRIRRKNGKYSSVVVHGYILHRNAEQKATMVSGFHINSERVTAIDHEQQRMKFALQAAEDGIWDWNAETNHVYYSHKYIAMGGYTEDEFPPTADSWASRVHPDDYENTVSMQLKIINSPEHGDSFECVYRFLHKKEFWIWILGKGVVTSRTAEGKARRVTGVHIDINELQNAKEKLIKTLKKDTLTAVYSRYSFEQKLKTITPEDYPVSLIYVDADGLKIVNDLLGHTFGDEYLRKISSMLATYTRDRDSIYRIGGDEFVILLPNTGYNNANEALFRLKSKVEEQNSIDGSPFVSFGVSTAMFPDELCTLASNADSHMYKNKRITQEKRHELIRQHCLNIIDTTSREGTKAS, encoded by the coding sequence ATGCAAAACTCTCTTTCGACAAAAGCTATCATCACGCCTTTTGAAGTTTCTCAAGATACAGTTCAGGAAAATGAAACAGGAATGTGGTATTGGGAGCCGTTAGCAGACTCTTTGTACTTCAGCGAATCATACCTTACCTGCTTAGGGTACACTGAGAGCGAACTCCCCACATCAATATCAGATTGGATGAACATTATTCACGATGAAGACACTGAAGTTATTAAATATCTTTTAGAAAATTACATTCAGTCCGCAAAGTGTGGAAACAGATACGAACACCCACTTCGTATTCGCCGAAAAAACGGTAAGTATTCATCTGTGGTAGTCCATGGATACATTCTTCATCGTAATGCCGAACAAAAGGCAACCATGGTCAGCGGATTCCATATCAACAGCGAGCGCGTCACTGCTATCGATCATGAACAACAACGCATGAAGTTTGCTTTGCAAGCAGCAGAGGACGGGATCTGGGACTGGAACGCAGAAACAAACCATGTTTACTATAGCCATAAGTACATTGCTATGGGGGGCTATACTGAAGATGAGTTCCCACCCACAGCAGACTCATGGGCATCACGGGTTCATCCTGATGACTACGAAAACACCGTTTCCATGCAATTAAAAATTATTAATAGCCCCGAGCATGGTGACAGCTTCGAATGCGTTTACCGCTTTCTTCATAAAAAGGAATTCTGGATATGGATTCTTGGAAAAGGAGTCGTAACCAGCAGGACTGCTGAAGGCAAAGCACGCCGAGTTACTGGGGTTCATATAGACATTAACGAATTGCAAAACGCGAAAGAAAAACTCATTAAAACGTTAAAAAAAGACACACTGACCGCAGTCTACAGTCGTTATTCTTTCGAACAAAAACTCAAAACCATAACGCCTGAAGATTACCCTGTAAGTCTTATATATGTTGATGCAGACGGGCTTAAAATCGTTAACGATCTACTTGGACATACATTTGGTGATGAATACTTGCGGAAAATCTCTTCAATGCTCGCCACGTACACTCGTGACCGTGACAGTATATACCGCATCGGCGGAGATGAATTTGTCATACTGCTTCCGAACACAGGATATAACAACGCCAATGAAGCATTGTTTCGTTTAAAGAGCAAAGTTGAAGAGCAAAACAGTATTGATGGCTCGCCATTTGTTTCCTTCGGCGTATCCACAGCGATGTTCCCTGATGAACTTTGCACACTGGCTTCTAACGCTGACAGCCATATGTACAAAAACAAACGAATCACCCAAGAAAAAAGGCACGAGCTAATCCGCCAGCATTGCTTAAATATTATCGACACAACAAGCCGTGAAGGCACAAAAGCTTCATAA
- a CDS encoding DsrE family protein: MSDKKISQTDFQKLMLLLAEKRTAHTTLRSGIALCAFSMTIISFILLMASRVTSNLEGIVFTILGAGSVLMLTLGVYFIRRGFTRMQFHDTLINQILHSNSEASYLFYHTRKRNNAHKREIPMHYDVIFHFDKGNEELDVTISNIKNYFEELSGKKFTACLVVNGPGIKLLGKDDPHAQKLTELADLGLEIKVCQNAMNHFQLKPEWLLPSGKIIPAGLLEIIDLQRKGYAYIKP; encoded by the coding sequence ATGAGTGACAAAAAAATATCACAAACAGATTTTCAAAAGCTAATGCTGCTTCTGGCAGAAAAGCGCACTGCACATACCACATTACGTTCCGGCATTGCTCTTTGCGCCTTTTCCATGACAATCATCTCTTTTATTCTTCTTATGGCATCCCGAGTAACCAGCAACTTAGAAGGAATTGTGTTTACCATTCTCGGTGCTGGTAGTGTGCTCATGTTAACTCTTGGAGTCTACTTCATTCGCAGGGGCTTCACCCGTATGCAGTTTCATGACACTCTTATAAATCAAATTCTTCATTCTAACTCTGAAGCAAGTTATCTTTTTTACCATACTAGAAAAAGGAATAACGCACACAAAAGAGAAATTCCAATGCATTATGATGTGATTTTCCATTTTGATAAAGGCAATGAAGAATTGGATGTTACAATCAGCAACATAAAAAATTATTTTGAAGAGCTTTCAGGGAAAAAATTCACTGCTTGTCTTGTGGTAAATGGCCCCGGTATCAAATTATTAGGAAAAGATGATCCCCATGCTCAAAAATTAACTGAACTTGCAGATCTTGGTTTAGAAATAAAAGTTTGTCAAAATGCTATGAACCATTTCCAACTTAAACCGGAGTGGCTATTACCATCAGGAAAAATTATTCCAGCCGGACTACTGGAAATAATTGACCTCCAGCGCAAAGGTTATGCATACATCAAACCATAA
- a CDS encoding amino acid permease: MSSKNIGAISIVAGTAIGAGMLGLPMVIGSLGFFTGCLILLIMWALAVYSGLMLIEINLEFGPGVNFNFMTREVLGRPGQIVATGSVFFLAYCLLVAYMTGMGSLISSVISVDARIGSAAFAVISAIIFYIGTNALVSANKTLFSIMLGAMVVSFACLGGQLNLQNLTLGTPTSKGLLFALPVLFTSFGFHASIPSVVSFVGESKKSLVKILIIGSTIPGLCYVAWLMLSLGSASPEQLAGMANVDALVALISGGSTWIGRVVSFFAVLALVTSFFGVSLGLFDLVAETFKRGNDRTSRAGTSALVFLPPLAASVLAPGSFIAALSHAGSALAIIAIFLPCIMVLKMRSAGKNQAFRAVGGSLLFLQVSFSAL, translated from the coding sequence ATGAGTTCTAAGAACATTGGTGCGATTAGTATTGTTGCCGGTACCGCTATTGGTGCAGGTATGCTTGGCCTTCCTATGGTGATCGGAAGTCTCGGTTTCTTTACGGGCTGTCTGATTCTACTCATAATGTGGGCTCTGGCTGTATATTCCGGCTTAATGCTAATTGAAATCAACCTTGAATTTGGCCCCGGCGTCAACTTCAACTTCATGACACGCGAAGTTCTAGGTCGCCCCGGACAGATCGTTGCCACAGGCAGTGTATTTTTTCTCGCCTACTGTCTTCTGGTTGCTTACATGACTGGCATGGGCAGCCTTATCTCCAGCGTAATCAGCGTAGATGCCCGCATTGGCTCCGCAGCCTTTGCTGTTATCAGTGCCATAATTTTCTACATCGGCACCAACGCCCTTGTATCTGCAAACAAAACCTTATTCTCTATTATGCTCGGAGCAATGGTTGTCAGCTTCGCTTGCCTTGGCGGGCAGCTCAACCTGCAAAACCTTACACTTGGTACCCCGACATCAAAAGGTTTGCTCTTTGCTCTTCCTGTACTCTTTACCTCTTTCGGCTTTCATGCATCTATCCCGAGCGTGGTAAGCTTTGTAGGTGAAAGCAAAAAATCTTTGGTTAAAATTCTGATAATCGGCAGTACGATTCCCGGCCTCTGCTATGTTGCCTGGTTAATGCTCTCGCTTGGCAGTGCTTCACCGGAGCAACTCGCAGGCATGGCAAATGTGGATGCACTTGTTGCCCTCATCAGCGGCGGTTCCACATGGATTGGTCGAGTAGTATCTTTCTTCGCTGTACTCGCTCTTGTTACATCCTTCTTTGGTGTATCCCTTGGTCTGTTTGATCTTGTTGCTGAAACATTCAAACGAGGTAATGACAGAACCAGCCGCGCCGGAACAAGCGCACTGGTATTCCTTCCACCACTTGCCGCATCCGTGCTAGCCCCGGGCAGCTTCATTGCCGCTCTTTCCCATGCAGGCTCAGCACTTGCTATCATTGCCATTTTCCTCCCATGCATCATGGTATTGAAAATGCGCTCTGCCGGTAAGAATCAGGCATTCAGAGCAGTTGGCGGAAGCCTGCTGTTTTTGCAAGTTTCCTTTTCGGCCTTGTGA
- a CDS encoding Glu/Leu/Phe/Val dehydrogenase dimerization domain-containing protein, with the protein MKELLTAFEENTPEIVFEWSDSETDAQGWVVINSLRGGAAGGGTRMRKGLNKHEVVSLAKTMEIKFAVSGPHIGGAKSGINFDPNDPRKDEVLDRWYKAVMPLLKSYYGTGGDLNVCEIKDVIPHTEAYGLWHPQEGIVNGHFMPTEEKKIQQISQLRGGVCLPVTSATYSPEPSRGYLVADLITGWGVAESVRHFHELNNIPLKGKRVIVQGWGNVGATAAYYLASRGALIVGIIDREAGLVETDGLNVEQIRELLLNRTGNTLVAENALSAEETQAKVWSVGAEIFLPCAASRLVTKEQLETMKEHGLQVIACGANVPFHDEDIFYGATAEYADNNFSVIPDFIANCGMARAFNYLMSNKVNLNAGEIFEDVSQTIYNAMDEVQKVSTSKTKKAATALETVLKKLMN; encoded by the coding sequence ATGAAAGAACTGTTAACTGCTTTTGAAGAAAACACACCGGAAATCGTTTTTGAATGGAGTGACTCTGAAACAGATGCGCAGGGATGGGTTGTTATTAACTCCTTGCGTGGGGGCGCTGCTGGCGGCGGTACCCGCATGAGAAAAGGCTTGAACAAGCATGAAGTAGTTTCACTCGCAAAAACTATGGAAATCAAATTTGCCGTATCCGGCCCGCATATCGGCGGTGCAAAATCCGGTATCAACTTTGACCCGAATGATCCGCGCAAAGATGAAGTGCTCGATCGTTGGTACAAAGCTGTTATGCCACTGCTTAAAAGCTACTACGGCACCGGTGGTGACTTGAACGTGTGTGAAATTAAAGACGTAATCCCGCACACAGAAGCATACGGTTTATGGCACCCGCAAGAAGGCATTGTTAACGGCCACTTTATGCCGACTGAAGAGAAAAAGATCCAGCAGATCAGTCAGCTCCGTGGCGGTGTATGTCTTCCTGTAACATCCGCAACATACTCACCTGAACCATCACGCGGCTATCTTGTTGCCGATCTGATCACAGGCTGGGGCGTTGCAGAGTCTGTTCGTCATTTCCACGAGCTCAATAACATTCCACTCAAAGGCAAGCGCGTAATCGTGCAGGGCTGGGGCAACGTAGGCGCAACTGCAGCATACTACCTCGCATCCCGCGGTGCACTCATCGTAGGCATCATCGATCGCGAAGCTGGCCTGGTTGAAACAGACGGCTTAAACGTCGAACAGATACGCGAGCTTCTTCTGAACCGCACCGGCAACACTCTTGTTGCTGAGAATGCTCTTTCTGCAGAAGAAACTCAGGCTAAAGTATGGAGCGTTGGCGCAGAAATCTTCCTGCCTTGTGCTGCTTCCCGCCTTGTCACCAAAGAACAGCTTGAAACTATGAAAGAACATGGTCTGCAAGTTATTGCATGTGGTGCAAACGTACCGTTCCATGATGAAGACATTTTCTACGGTGCAACTGCAGAATATGCAGACAATAACTTCAGCGTTATTCCTGACTTCATTGCAAACTGCGGTATGGCACGCGCCTTTAACTACCTGATGAGCAACAAAGTTAACCTTAATGCAGGAGAAATCTTCGAAGACGTCTCCCAGACAATCTACAATGCTATGGATGAAGTGCAGAAAGTATCTACATCCAAAACTAAAAAAGCTGCAACTGCCCTTGAAACAGTTTTGAAAAAGTTAATGAACTAA